The Streptomyces sp. NBC_01317 genomic interval TCGAAGCACAGCACGTTGCGGCCGTTGATCGTGAGCGCGTCGCCCTGCTCGATCTCGACGATGAAACAGTTCTCCGCCTCGTGCGCGAACCACGCCTCCCCCTGGCCGCGCACGGCCATCAGCGCCAGGCCCTCCCCCGTGACGGCCCGCTTGAGCATGCCCCCTATGCCCTGGCCCTTGCGCTCGAACTGGAGGTTCCCGCGCCAGGCGATCATGGAACCCTGGCGGGCGTGCATCTCGCCGTTGACCGCGTACTTGATCGATTTGGCGTTCTGAAGCGTCATCCCGGGGACGGTCGCCTGCTGCGCCATGTGCTCTGTGCCGAACAGATCGCTCTTCATGGCGTGCATCGTCGCGCGGAGGCATCCATTCCGCCAACCGGCTTGCCGGACGGGGCTGGCAGACTGGTCGCGTGAGCAGCGAGAGTGCCTTGAACACCCCAGCCGAGAATCCCCAAGCCGACCATCCGTTCAGGAACGAGCCGACCGAGCGGGACGCCGCCCCTCAGTACGTCCTGCCCCTGGTCGTCCACATCGAGAAGGCCGCGCCCCCAACCCGTACCGGCGCACTGGAAACGGCGGCGCGGGCGGTGCTCTTCATGCTCTCCGACGAGCGGTCGCTGGGAGAGGGCGAGGACGAGGGCGAGTGGGCGCGCGCCATGCGGGACTGGCAGGACGCGCGGATCCGCAAGGTGGTCAGGAGGGCGCGCGGCGCGGAGTGGCGGAAGGCGTCGGCGCTGCCGGGCCTGACGACCACCAGCGCGAGCGCCGAGATCGCCACCACCATCAGCACCGACGCCGCCACCAGCGCCGATGCCGCCACCGGGCCCACCCCGGACCGCTCCCCCGCCGAGGTACGGGTCTTCCCGCCGATCCCCCTCGACGGCTGGCCCAAGGAGCTGGCCAAGCTCCAGGTCTCCGGCACCGACCTGGACGACCCCCACCCGCCGCCCGCGCCCGACCCCGCGTACCCCGTGCTGTGGCTGAACCCCGAGGTGGAGATGTCGGCGGGCAAG includes:
- a CDS encoding AIM24 family protein → MKSDLFGTEHMAQQATVPGMTLQNAKSIKYAVNGEMHARQGSMIAWRGNLQFERKGQGIGGMLKRAVTGEGLALMAVRGQGEAWFAHEAENCFIVEIEQGDALTINGRNVLCFDPTLAYEIKTVKGAGMTGGGLFNSVFTGYGKLAVICDGNPLVIPVTAQAPVYVDTDAVVGWSAHLNTSLHRSQSVGSMIRGGSGEAVQLMLQGEGFVIVRPSEVTPAKTAS
- a CDS encoding peptidyl-tRNA hydrolase, giving the protein MSSESALNTPAENPQADHPFRNEPTERDAAPQYVLPLVVHIEKAAPPTRTGALETAARAVLFMLSDERSLGEGEDEGEWARAMRDWQDARIRKVVRRARGAEWRKASALPGLTTTSASAEIATTISTDAATSADAATGPTPDRSPAEVRVFPPIPLDGWPKELAKLQVSGTDLDDPHPPPAPDPAYPVLWLNPEVEMSAGKAMAQAGHAAQLAWWDLSDTDRKEWREAGFPLAVRTAGPERWARLVAGGLPAVLDAGFTEIAPGSRTVIADHPALRD